The Styela clava chromosome 10, kaStyClav1.hap1.2, whole genome shotgun sequence genome window below encodes:
- the LOC120337346 gene encoding uncharacterized protein LOC120337346, which translates to MGTKTFLLIALLSVLVFNESEAWRFGRIFRSIKRTVSPMLRGNGMQNGPNECGGGGGEEYQQRSYNRGRRRRRAYQGRRRRRRRSRGDNEISEQELEDASDFMDMLADEYGEIQAQKMFTDFLAQYKAKEEDVDDPAKHLFDDDKEDIASFE; encoded by the exons ATGGGAACGAAAACTTTTCTTCTGATTGCATTGTTGTCAGTCCTAGTTTTCAACGAATCTGAAGCATGGAGATTTGGGAGAATATTTAGAAGTATCAAGAGGACTGTGTCACCAATGTTGAGGGGCAATGGAATGCAAAATGGCCCAAACGAGTGTGGTGGAGGTGGAGGCGAAGAATATCAGCAACGCTCCTATAACAGAGG CCGTCGTCGACGTCGTGCATACCAGGGCAGAAGACGACGTAGAAGAAGATCCAGAGGAGACAATGAAATTAGCGAACAG GAACTCGAGGACGCCAGTGATTTTATGGACATGCTTGCTGATGAGTATGGCGAAATTCAAGCCCAGAAAATGTTTACAGACTTCTTAGCACAATACAAGGCAAAAGAAG AAGATGTTGATGATCCTGCGAAACATCTATTTGATGACGATAAGGAAGACATCGCTAGCTTTGAATAA
- the LOC120337340 gene encoding uncharacterized protein LOC120337340: MSIIITIVLLMVSVEMGSSLSEGCTSKFYPTNCPLQFGNVGRKRCIKMKTADFGSAFTRLEGDRYCKETYGDGAHLADIHNKQEFLDTRCYMIETSTVTKARDPKVLLGMTYNKKTKTTYGYDGTELSDSYWGKEPSELTLGDNMIIRAHETVKRSFLSNFGYRETRYERILCSWPFKK; this comes from the exons ATGTCTATAATTATAACAATAGTTCTTCTTATGGTCAGCGTGGAAATGGGCAGCAGTTTATCCGAAGGATGTACTTCCA AATTTTACCCTACTAATTGCCCGTTGCAATTCGGAAATGTCGGACGTAAAAGATGCATTAAGATGAAAACTGCAGACTTCGGTTCGGCTTTCACAAGGCTGGAAGGAGACAGGTATTGCAAAGAAACATACGGCGATGGTGCTCATCTGGCTGATATTCACAATAAACAAGAATTTCTTGATACCAGATGTTACATGATCGAAACAAGCACAGTTACCAAAGCAAGAGACCCCAAAGTACTTTTGGGGATGACTTATAATAAAAAG ACCAAAACAACATACGGCTATGATGGAACCGAGCTATCAGATTCCTACTGGGGCAAAGAGCCATCAGAGCTCACGTTGGGAGATAACATGATTATAAGAGCTCATGAAACTGTGAAAAGAAGTTTTCTGTCGAATTTCGGATACAGGGAAACAAGATATGAACGTATTCTCTGTTCATGGCCATTCAAGAAATAG